A segment of the Robbsia sp. KACC 23696 genome:
CTGCAATATCCGACCATCGTGCCGCTGACTCAGGCGCTCGACGGCATCCATTACAGCAATGACGCGAAGTATAAAGTCGACGTAGGGCCCTTCCTGTTCAGCATGGAAAACGCCTTCGGTAATGTCGCCGGCGATTTCAATAGCGGCGCGGCGCGCAGTGTCGGTCTCCGCTACAAGACGCCGAACGTCGAGTTGGGCACCGTCTACACGCACCGAACCGTGCTTGTGGGCACGAACTATCTCAGCGACGACTACTATGCTTTAGGCGCGCAAGCGGTGCTGGGCGGATTGCGATTCGCGGGTGGCTTCATGAATCAGAACCAGAGCGGCCTCCTCACAACTCAGGCGGTCAGAACGGAAAACTATTGGTTCGGCATCACGTACGCGATAAGTGCGGCGACACGCATCGGCGGCGCGGCGTATGAAACGCGGCTGCCGAATACCGGGGGCGCGCACGACCTGGGTATCGTCAGCGTGATCCATTCGCTTTCCAAGCGGACCAAGCTGTATGCGGAAACCGATTTCTCCCGCTACCGCGGTTCGTACGTGACGGACGCGACATTGAATCCACATCATGCGCAACGTCAGATCGGCGTCACCGTGGGAATCGACCATAGCTTTTGAATCATAGCGGCAGTCGCGTAATGAAGGAGCGGTTGATGAAGATAGGGTGGTATTCGGAACTGACACCAATCGAACGACGGACCTATTGGGCCTGCTTCGGCGGCTATACGCTCGATTCGCTCGACTCGACGATGTATGCCTTGCTGGTGCCGGTATTGATCGCAGTGCTTGGCCTATCGAAACCGCAGATCGGCCTCCTGGCAACGTCGGGCCTGATCGGTAATGCGATCGGCGGGTGGGCGGCCGGTATCATGGCCGACCGAATCGGACGGATCACCGTGCTGAAAAGCACGATCCTATGGG
Coding sequences within it:
- a CDS encoding porin, giving the protein MRAACIAGLVLIASAAQAQSSVTLYGIADSGIRYSNDGHGALTTMESNGWLSSSRVGFLGHEDLGAGWKANFQLEEGFSVASGALDNTTGVLFNRMAYIGLSGPYGALTLGRQWALAHDVVFDLDPFYLQYPTIVPLTQALDGIHYSNDAKYKVDVGPFLFSMENAFGNVAGDFNSGAARSVGLRYKTPNVELGTVYTHRTVLVGTNYLSDDYYALGAQAVLGGLRFAGGFMNQNQSGLLTTQAVRTENYWFGITYAISAATRIGGAAYETRLPNTGGAHDLGIVSVIHSLSKRTKLYAETDFSRYRGSYVTDATLNPHHAQRQIGVTVGIDHSF